Genomic window (Kwoniella botswanensis chromosome 1, complete sequence):
TTGACTATTAGGACGCGTTATTTAGTTATTCGAATTACGGAGGTGTCAATGTCCATGCTGAATATACACATGAAGCTGGCCTTCGATTGGTCCTGCATTCACTTGCAACCTGCGCAGCGAGATATGGTCGATACATCACACCTTTGTTATCGTTCTCCATAGACTTCTACGTGAGATTGTTCGTTAGGATCAATACTGGTCCTGAACAGGTTAAGAGATTATCCAGGTGAGTGAACTAGACGAAGATCAACGATTCGTCGATGACTGAGGATGTCTGTTTGGCTTTGTTGTATAGTAATACCGGTGTAGTCTACACTTGCAATTTCTGTGAGACATCTGTGATACAACCTTTCGGTAGAATTGTGGAAAGAGAAACTGCAAAGGGTGTTGTGAGGGAGTCATTCAAGACTCATGCGGGACCTACGGCGAAGAATGGATCGAATTGCGAGGAATGTGGTGGGACGAtgcatgtgagtgattcttgTTATTTCCGTATACAACTCAAATACCGCAATACCCATCTACGAGTCATTATCTCCACTACAATGTCATACTGATATTGCTTTTGATTGACAGCTCGGTGGACCACTATGGCTTGGACCAATCCAAGATCCGGAATTCGCCAAGAGAGTAATGAAAGATATCTCAACTCAGGAGAAGGAATATAAGACTTTCCCTAGAATGTTGGGAATGTTATCTTTAGCAGCTCAGGTGGGTGCTCCTGCTTCGTCCGTCCAAAATAGTGAATATGGCTAATAATCTGATAATGCCCCAATATAGGAACTTCCcgatcctttcttcttcaccgctAATAGAGTAGCTAAATGTTTACATATGTCATCTATGCCTCTCAACAAGATACTGTGAGTGTATCTTCTACCATCGATCTACGACAATCCTGAAAGGTTAATTGCTTGTTTTTCTGTGATAGGTCCGCACTGTTGAATGGCGGGTATAAGATCTCCCGATCTCACGCTCAAGCAGGAGCAGTCAAGACCGATGCACCTAGATCATTCATATTTGACATCATGAGGGAAGAAGCTAAAACGTCTCCTATAAGGATCGATAAGATTGCGGAAGGTAGTCCGGCTAGGAAATTGATCAGTAAACCTATGACGTGAGTTCATCATATCTCTTTTAGTCTTCTCGCTTGtttcttcactctcctctGTACTCGTAAGGGGGCTTGGATCGCATCTCAGATCTAGTGAGGCAATGTACTGAATTCAATGAGAGAGAATAGCCACACGATCGATTTCACTCCTCATCCAGATGCTTCCCTCGAACGAACGGGTAAAGAAACATTCTATCAGGTTAACCCTCTACCTAATTGGGGACCTGCTCCAAGAGCCAAATCGATACAAGTTGCTGTACCCCCGACAACGGAGAAACGAAAAGtggatgaagtcgatgatgTAAAGGTGGAGAGTAAGAGAAGTAAGATTGAAGACAATGAGTTTGTGGGTGATGTGATCTTGCCTCAGACTCAGGAGGATGTATTTGCTTTGAAagttgagaaggagatggacgaagaggagatgatgaatctaCAATGATAGTCATGCTGAGATTCAGGATGTgaagtgtatatatatgtcaaTATTGGATCGATGCATTATTTGGGTTttatgttgatgatcatacaAAGGAATTTGCACTACAACTTGACTGGAGATAGTCTTTTGTGTCCAAAGAAACACAAACACTGATCAATACTaaatggtggtggtggtggtggtacaAATGTATGTAGAAGAAACAGTTGATACACCTATCCGATTCATCCTTTCTACTTCTATATGTAGGGTCTTATGCTTGATGACGTACTGACATATGACGGTGAGACATTGGTCATTTGGGGATTGCTGACCAAGGTAAAAGTGTCATTTGACGGACACACTCGGTATGTCATCTATAGTTTGTCAATAGATCCGTATCTAGTTTAGTTTATTGTCGACGGTGCCAACCTCTCCCTGATTTGTTCTTTCCtactttcgatcttctttaCCAATTTATCAGTGATAGATCTCCATATAGTCGAACTTGCAGTTTTGTTATATTCATTCAATAACGGGAAATGGGATTGCTGTTGACCGTTGTCTCCATTTTCCCCTTGTTCATGATTTCCattttgttgttgttgttgttgttgttgttgttgttgttgtacaTCAACATTTAATTCACCTTTACTCACACTATCCAATAACCCCACCAAGACCGTATCAATCGGTACTTTACCCAAGATATCAACCCCATTCTGCTCCTTGAATATTTTTTCCGTGTTTGTATTGTTTCCAAACGTATAGGAGATTTCGTTACAACATGGACAGACGTATCCCGACATGTTTTCCACCAGACCCATAACGGGTAATTGGAGTTTACGGGTGAATGATAGTGATTTGATGGTATCGTTCAATGCTGTTGTTTGAGGTGTGGAAATcaagatggaggatgggGTAGTAGGTTTTGAGAGGGTGGGAGTGAAtaggggatgaagatgggtgaGAAGGGAGATATGTTCATCAGATGTTCCTGCGAAAGTAGGAATACATTAGTCAAGTCAACTTATACAATTTAGACAGAATAGTAGACTAGGTAGATCTTAGATTGCACGTTagaggaagggaatgggTTGAGATCTTGACAAATTAAGATGAGGTTCAACTCACCAGGAGGCGTATCAATAACCAAATAATCCAATTCACCCCATCTCACTTCACTTAAAAACTGTCTtatcattccatctttctttggACCTCTCCAAACGACACTATCACCTCTATCCTTCAATAAGAAACCTATACTCATCACTCCTAGTCTTTTCCCATTATCTACATAGACAGGTACCCAGCCTGCACTACTTTGGTGGACTGTTGCCTCGGGGATGTCTAGTCCTACCATTCGAGGGAGGGAGGGTCCAGTTATGTCCAAGTCCAAGAGACCGACCCGGTTGGAAGGGTTCTGGGAGAGGAGGGATAGAGCTAGTTGGacggaggatgatgatttacctACTCCTCCTATCCGAACAATAATAGACATTAGGTTCTCTGCCGTACATTATGAGGTGCTTATACATGATATGGGGagagactcacctttacctgaaaggacgatgatgatgtttttaACGGAAGATAATCGACGAGATACGGGCGTTTCGATAGAATCTGACATCTTGAGGGTGTTGCAATGGGCTGAAAGTGGAGAATAGtaagatgttgaagatctCGGAGTGTGTAAGATGAGTTCTTCCTGGTATATACTCTCTCATGAGCTTGTAATTTGTGATAATAGGGGTTCAGCAAGTTCGAAGAAATGCATTTTGAACTGTCTTGATCAGCAAGATGATGAACTCGACATCTCGACGACTCTCTTCGACTTTTCCCAAGTGGAGGTAATTTGATTTACGTAATTGGATCCTTCTTTGCCACTGACTTTGATTAAACACCTTCCTATTGCAACTTAATCCTCACCGTTAGCCTCctttttctctcttgtcGCATACCTATACCTAAAACAGGCTGACTCCTTGCTCATCATAGCTCGGTGACAGTTACGGGAGGAGCCCTCAACTGCTATCAAGTGCGCTATCGATACCGGATACCCAATCTAAAAGATTCCTCGGAAAAATCACTCCACGAGT
Coding sequences:
- a CDS encoding cytosolic Fe-S cluster assembly factor CFD1, which encodes MSDSIETPVSRRLSSVKNIIIVLSGKGGVGKSSSSVQLALSLLSQNPSNRVGLLDLDITGPSLPRMVGLDIPEATVHQSSAGWVPVYVDNGKRLGVMSIGFLLKDRGDSVVWRGPKKDGMIRQFLSEVRWGELDYLVIDTPPGTSDEHISLLTHLHPLFTPTLSKPTTPSSILISTPQTTALNDTIKSLSFTRKLQLPVMGLVENMSGYVCPCCNEISYTFGNNTNTEKIFKEQNGVDILGKVPIDTVLVGLLDSVSKGELNVDVQQQQQQQQQQQQNGNHEQGENGDNGQQQSHFPLLNEYNKTASSTIWRSITDKLVKKIESRKEQIRERLAPSTIN
- a CDS encoding N2,N2-dimethylguanosine tRNA methyltransferase is translated as MSTSTSNPNPGSPSEIPYTIPLPEGIPKGHTTHTESTTTIFLPKAGAFLNPVQHYNRDMSVAVIRAWNELRKEELEAKFRKKLAKNGGVSKKQAKKLKQDGVTVDEQSNLPDGAEEVQVKDEQPVAGPSTERKFRAPSINILEALAATGLRSIRYAKEIPNVKYVLANDLSPSACEAMRRNVTFNGVGEDSLPPRKPWQPPVKEDGTSTPVENGEGEVKEESTTTDVKVESEETAEAEDGLEPKDKVGRRPGCRGRVKINEGDACAFMYSHRSPVGPTSRVDVVDLDPYGTAAPFIDAAIGCISDGGLLAITCTDLAVLAGQQYPEKCYSNYGGVNVHAEYTHEAGLRLVLHSLATCAARYGRYITPLLSFSIDFYVRLFVRINTGPEQVKRLSSNTGVVYTCNFCETSVIQPFGRIVERETAKGVVRESFKTHAGPTAKNGSNCEECGGTMHLGGPLWLGPIQDPEFAKRVMKDISTQEKEYKTFPRMLGMLSLAAQELPDPFFFTANRVAKCLHMSSMPLNKILSALLNGGYKISRSHAQAGAVKTDAPRSFIFDIMREEAKTSPIRIDKIAEGSPARKLISKPMTHTIDFTPHPDASLERTGKETFYQVNPLPNWGPAPRAKSIQVAVPPTTEKRKVDEVDDVKVESKRSKIEDNEFVGDVILPQTQEDVFALKVEKEMDEEEMMNLQ